One genomic segment of Pseudoalteromonas sp. GCY includes these proteins:
- a CDS encoding bifunctional diguanylate cyclase/phosphodiesterase, whose product MWLSAARYATLMFTIIVCCIFAMPATAETQLAAETIEARPLISVGYGDFSEAQFSVSQETVIIPKGVAVWLRITNLVRDDLSDQVLTVARPSMGSVEFFTTDPIGKLIQIPASNNHTSLSHFSPHLVIDANSHIEPIIVKVQSPYVSLSRVSIEPYEVYIEDTNAHLFLTGLFLGVMFLLSIFMLSTGILSKRASLLSVGGYLLSLACLYVTHKGLADIFFSYQNSIHFLHYSGSFVCFALGFSLLFFHHFLTKNRLDRKLKLTIKTTAYIYLLSGVVVAFAKVDLPFALQSIMVIGAIVLSTMILVSQDKDSRKEVYFCCAIWSPMVAVLIGFAGSQLIQPSEQISIVNHVLISLHLMLLLLFVVWHDAEKRRMYIHYAEFDKETALPNKFALFGSLAKLEEQNKAHTLLLFKPLILPSIRLSFGLTFANQHINKLFKEVSEQINTYGSAAVANKGNTPIYRLEDQVFAIVLDGKIEVSQVEQYVCILSAVFEEGVGYKDTQIVDSLEVGVANYPMHAKSTEKLIQRALQALNTKSHNGQRWHLFDVESSISTERQLKLTSFLKNAIEHEQFSLFFQPQVDLRTGRVFGSEVLLRWLHPELGYIPPDEFIPIAESSGQIYEITEWVIEHALHYQAEITKLLPEHVISINVSGRDLSRRELSVQLITLINELSLAPSQIMIEITESVTIGKEAELKGVLDDYRSIGVKVAIDDFGTGYSSLAYLSKLGFDELKIDKSFVMDIETSKSNQTICKATCDMAHSLGSRVVAEGVEDINSYIRLQAYGCDFAQGYFISRPLPFTEFMSWLSKVTYAGDIKSFLVR is encoded by the coding sequence ATGTGGCTTAGCGCTGCTAGGTATGCCACACTGATGTTTACGATAATTGTGTGTTGCATCTTTGCGATGCCGGCTACTGCTGAAACGCAGCTGGCCGCAGAAACAATAGAAGCAAGACCTTTAATTTCAGTAGGCTATGGTGACTTTTCCGAGGCCCAGTTTAGTGTATCGCAAGAAACGGTAATTATTCCAAAGGGCGTTGCGGTTTGGCTTAGAATCACCAACCTCGTTCGTGATGATCTGTCAGACCAAGTGCTAACAGTCGCACGTCCATCCATGGGTAGTGTTGAGTTTTTTACCACGGATCCTATTGGAAAATTAATTCAAATCCCCGCAAGTAATAATCATACATCGTTATCCCATTTTTCACCCCATTTGGTGATTGATGCAAATAGCCATATTGAGCCGATCATTGTTAAAGTTCAATCACCCTATGTTTCCTTGTCTAGAGTGAGTATCGAACCTTATGAAGTTTATATAGAAGATACCAATGCTCATCTATTTTTAACTGGGTTGTTTCTAGGGGTAATGTTTTTATTGAGTATTTTCATGCTCAGTACCGGTATTCTTTCGAAACGCGCAAGCCTGCTTTCGGTTGGTGGCTATTTGCTGTCATTAGCCTGCCTTTACGTCACCCATAAAGGACTCGCTGATATCTTTTTCAGCTACCAAAATAGTATTCATTTTTTACATTACAGTGGCAGCTTTGTGTGTTTTGCACTTGGCTTCAGCCTTTTGTTTTTTCATCATTTCCTTACTAAAAATAGGCTTGATAGAAAGCTAAAGCTAACCATCAAGACGACTGCTTATATCTATTTACTCAGCGGTGTCGTTGTGGCGTTTGCGAAAGTGGATTTACCGTTTGCACTTCAGTCCATAATGGTTATTGGTGCAATTGTATTAAGTACGATGATTTTGGTAAGCCAAGATAAAGACAGTCGTAAAGAAGTTTATTTTTGCTGCGCAATTTGGTCTCCCATGGTGGCGGTATTAATTGGCTTTGCTGGAAGCCAATTAATACAGCCAAGTGAGCAAATATCAATCGTAAATCATGTCTTGATCAGCCTACATTTAATGCTCTTACTACTGTTTGTAGTCTGGCATGATGCGGAAAAGCGGCGTATGTATATTCATTACGCTGAGTTTGATAAAGAGACTGCACTGCCCAATAAATTCGCCCTGTTTGGTTCGCTCGCTAAGCTTGAAGAGCAAAATAAAGCACATACATTGTTGCTTTTTAAACCACTGATCCTGCCATCAATAAGACTGAGCTTTGGCTTAACCTTTGCAAATCAGCACATCAATAAGTTATTCAAAGAGGTCTCTGAGCAGATCAATACTTACGGTAGCGCTGCCGTTGCAAATAAAGGAAACACGCCTATTTACCGCCTAGAAGACCAAGTGTTTGCCATCGTGCTTGATGGTAAAATTGAGGTCAGTCAAGTTGAGCAATATGTATGTATTTTATCAGCTGTATTCGAAGAAGGGGTTGGGTATAAAGACACGCAGATTGTCGATAGTCTAGAGGTTGGTGTAGCAAATTATCCAATGCATGCAAAATCCACTGAGAAGCTTATCCAGCGTGCTCTGCAGGCTCTTAATACTAAGTCACACAATGGTCAGCGTTGGCATCTATTTGACGTTGAAAGCTCTATTTCGACTGAGCGACAATTAAAGCTCACCTCGTTTCTTAAAAATGCGATAGAACATGAACAGTTCAGTTTATTCTTTCAGCCGCAGGTAGATCTCAGGACTGGAAGGGTATTTGGCTCGGAAGTGCTACTGCGCTGGCTTCACCCTGAACTTGGTTACATACCACCTGATGAATTTATTCCGATTGCGGAGTCTTCAGGGCAAATTTACGAGATCACAGAATGGGTGATTGAGCATGCACTTCATTACCAAGCCGAGATAACCAAGTTATTACCTGAGCACGTTATTTCAATCAACGTATCTGGTCGTGATTTGAGTAGAAGAGAGTTGTCGGTACAGCTTATTACGCTTATCAATGAATTATCACTCGCACCTTCTCAAATAATGATAGAGATCACGGAATCTGTAACGATAGGAAAAGAAGCAGAGCTTAAAGGGGTGTTAGATGATTATCGTTCAATTGGCGTAAAAGTGGCGATAGACGATTTTGGCACTGGATATTCTTCACTTGCATACTTGAGTAAGCTTGGATTTGATGAACTTAAAATTGATAAAAGCTTTGTGATGGATATCGAGACATCCAAGAGCAACCAAACGATATGTAAAGCGACGTGTGATATGGCACACAGTTTAGGATCAAGGGTGGTGGCAGAAGGGGTTGAGGATATAAATAGCTACATTCGTTTGCAGGCCTATGGCTGCGACTTTGCACAGGGCTATTTCATTTCACGTCCATTACCGTTCACGGAATTTATGAGCTGGCTAAGTAAAGTCACCTATGCCGGCGATATAAAATCTTTCCTAGTTCGCTGA
- a CDS encoding CLCA_X family protein, whose translation MPSSRLQRGYARRGPDYRFGDQVDFSEIKQTFGFKTMTIGHWVTPEETRLSANFIYDALADLAQILQVPPQVIGLRGTLNFAFGTGGQQGVQAHYAANIRTLALAKNAGGGALAHEWWHAFDHYICPHLITQPKKPFASSAWLLSTETVLHPLNNALATFFAHTFLDEQHQKPNRYFHTAKVADSANKQIYYALPEELTARMFEAIIAYHSDISNSFLAAGIKGSEQEKLGVYPTCEHRERCAEPIFHYFSELGKILYRRHR comes from the coding sequence ATGCCAAGTTCGAGACTACAGCGCGGATACGCTCGCCGAGGACCCGATTATCGATTCGGCGATCAAGTTGATTTCAGTGAAATCAAACAGACCTTTGGTTTTAAAACCATGACCATTGGTCATTGGGTTACGCCAGAAGAAACCCGTTTATCCGCCAATTTCATTTATGATGCCCTCGCAGATCTAGCCCAAATACTACAAGTACCGCCACAGGTCATTGGCCTTAGAGGGACGCTTAATTTTGCTTTTGGTACAGGCGGTCAACAAGGTGTTCAAGCGCATTACGCAGCAAATATTAGAACACTCGCCTTGGCAAAAAATGCCGGTGGTGGCGCACTTGCCCACGAATGGTGGCATGCATTTGATCACTATATCTGCCCGCATTTAATAACACAGCCAAAAAAGCCTTTTGCATCATCAGCTTGGTTACTTTCTACCGAAACCGTATTACACCCACTGAACAATGCTTTAGCAACATTTTTTGCGCATACCTTTTTAGATGAACAACATCAAAAGCCAAATCGGTATTTTCATACAGCCAAGGTTGCTGATAGCGCAAACAAACAGATTTATTACGCACTGCCTGAGGAGCTAACAGCTCGGATGTTCGAGGCCATTATCGCCTACCATAGCGATATCTCAAATTCATTTTTGGCCGCGGGAATTAAAGGTTCAGAGCAAGAAAAACTGGGGGTTTACCCAACATGTGAACATAGAGAACGATGCGCTGAGCCCATTTTTCACTACTTCAGCGAACTAGGAAAGATTTTATATCGCCGGCATAGGTGA
- a CDS encoding tRNA-uridine aminocarboxypropyltransferase — translation MKRNTCPVCQFPTNTCVCSYIGNVIPNATQVIIMQHPSEVKVAKNTAKLLALQLDRFALYVGENTADFEELINFCNVNHVALLYPNSHAKILTKEYNHGQKLDAIILLDGTWKKATKLYNLNPWLSQLPSFKFDSVNASKYTIRKSKHEYSLSTLEAAAQFLETADQCETSDLYKLQAGMVKEQMKLMPDNVKARY, via the coding sequence ATGAAACGTAATACCTGTCCAGTCTGTCAGTTTCCCACAAACACTTGCGTATGCTCCTATATTGGTAACGTGATACCAAATGCGACTCAAGTTATTATCATGCAGCACCCGAGTGAAGTAAAAGTCGCCAAAAATACGGCAAAGCTCCTCGCCTTGCAGTTAGATAGGTTTGCGCTGTATGTTGGAGAAAATACCGCTGACTTTGAAGAGTTGATTAACTTCTGCAACGTAAACCATGTTGCACTGCTTTACCCAAACAGTCACGCCAAGATCTTAACTAAAGAATATAACCATGGTCAAAAGCTTGATGCCATCATCTTATTGGACGGTACTTGGAAGAAAGCCACTAAGCTTTACAACCTCAATCCGTGGCTAAGCCAGTTGCCCAGTTTTAAGTTCGATTCGGTAAATGCGAGTAAATATACTATTCGTAAATCTAAACATGAATACAGTTTATCAACACTTGAAGCCGCGGCTCAATTTCTCGAGACTGCAGATCAATGCGAAACTTCAGATCTCTACAAACTTCAAGCAGGCATGGTGAAAGAACAGATGAAGCTAATGCCTGACAATGTTAAGGCTCGGTATTAA
- a CDS encoding Hpt domain-containing protein: MSIVIDEGALENMQMLLGEQFEDTVHFCCSEFERLESELMLNLNQDQEAAIRHAHSLKSNAAQFGAASLSDLAKTIEHALMQGEQDIVDDSIEKLAAQVAGSKAKLQQWVSAQS, from the coding sequence ATGAGCATCGTAATAGATGAAGGTGCCCTAGAGAACATGCAAATGTTATTGGGGGAGCAATTCGAAGATACGGTTCATTTTTGTTGTTCTGAATTCGAGCGGTTAGAATCGGAGTTGATGCTGAATTTGAATCAGGATCAAGAAGCTGCTATTCGTCATGCTCACAGTTTGAAATCTAACGCTGCTCAGTTTGGGGCTGCCAGTTTGAGCGATTTAGCAAAGACGATAGAGCATGCCCTCATGCAAGGGGAGCAGGACATTGTTGATGACTCTATTGAGAAGCTTGCAGCACAAGTCGCGGGTTCAAAAGCGAAACTGCAGCAGTGGGTGAGTGCACAGTCTTAA
- a CDS encoding pyridoxal phosphate-dependent aminotransferase, whose amino-acid sequence MLQITKSNKLNGVSYDIRGPVLDQARKMEDEGMKVLKLNIGNPAAFGFDMPEDMHRDIIKNLYSAQGYCDSKGLYSARVAVYQYYQQKSFPNISVDNIFIGNGVSELIQMTAQALLNDGDEVLIPAPDYPLWTAAVKLSGGNPVHYLCDEEQDWFPDIEDIKRKITSRTKALVLINPNNPTGAVYDKALLEALIDVAREHKLLILSDEIYEKILYDDAEHFSIASLCDDIPVITFNGLAKTYRAAGIRMGWMVISGKHSVMRDLITGLEMLASMRLCANVPAQFAIQQALGGIQSIDQLIEPGGRLYEQRDIAFKGLNDIEGISCVKPKGALYAFPKVDMKRFNIKNDERMVLDLLKEEKILLVHGRAFNWPSADHFRLVFLPHKDDLQPAMDRVKRFFAHYSQ is encoded by the coding sequence ATGCTACAAATAACAAAAAGTAATAAGCTCAATGGTGTGAGTTACGATATTCGTGGTCCAGTATTGGATCAAGCAAGAAAAATGGAAGACGAGGGCATGAAAGTCCTCAAATTAAATATTGGTAATCCGGCGGCATTTGGCTTTGATATGCCAGAAGATATGCACCGAGACATCATAAAAAATTTATATTCTGCACAGGGCTATTGCGACTCAAAAGGATTATATTCTGCCCGAGTTGCCGTGTATCAATATTATCAGCAAAAAAGTTTTCCTAATATTAGTGTCGATAACATCTTCATTGGCAATGGCGTCAGTGAATTGATCCAAATGACCGCACAAGCCTTACTCAATGATGGTGACGAAGTGTTGATCCCCGCACCGGATTATCCGCTGTGGACTGCCGCTGTTAAATTATCAGGCGGTAATCCAGTGCATTATCTTTGTGATGAAGAGCAAGACTGGTTTCCAGATATCGAAGATATCAAGCGTAAAATCACGAGTCGTACAAAGGCTTTGGTGTTGATCAATCCAAATAATCCGACCGGTGCTGTATATGACAAAGCATTGCTTGAGGCATTAATTGACGTTGCCAGAGAACACAAGCTATTAATACTGAGTGATGAGATCTACGAAAAGATTTTATATGACGATGCGGAGCATTTTTCAATTGCGAGTCTTTGCGATGATATCCCGGTTATTACTTTTAATGGTTTAGCGAAAACCTATCGTGCGGCCGGGATCCGCATGGGCTGGATGGTGATCAGTGGTAAGCATTCAGTGATGCGGGATTTGATCACAGGCTTAGAGATGCTTGCGTCTATGCGATTATGCGCCAATGTTCCTGCACAGTTTGCTATTCAACAAGCGCTTGGAGGCATACAATCCATCGACCAACTCATTGAACCGGGTGGGCGTTTGTATGAGCAGCGTGATATTGCGTTTAAAGGTTTAAACGATATCGAAGGGATCAGCTGTGTAAAGCCAAAGGGCGCGCTTTATGCGTTTCCAAAAGTGGACATGAAGCGGTTTAATATTAAGAATGATGAGCGCATGGTACTGGACTTGCTCAAAGAAGAAAAAATTCTACTTGTCCACGGACGCGCTTTTAATTGGCCTAGTGCGGATCATTTTAGATTAGTGTTTTTACCACATAAAGATGATTTACAGCCCGCAATGGATAGAGTAAAGCGCTTTTTTGCGCATTACAGTCAGTAA
- a CDS encoding efflux RND transporter permease subunit: MHSQSTEKGLIAWFARNPVAANLLMIFIIVGGLLTAFSIRKQMFPQYDSNWISVQAVYPGAAPQEVEEGITIKIEESMEGLEGIKRLITYSNRGYSQTWIEVDEQYNTKEVLDEVKMQVDSVSTFPSGMERPIVRHDKATQEVMWLSLNGDLSPHDLKELGNRIHEEMLSLPGVNLVRFDGGLNYEISIEISPDKMREYGLSFRAISDAVKSFSANMSAGQIRSENGYISMRVENQAYRGDEFRKLPLLTLPDGAQVSLGDVATINDGFEEGLQYSKYNGKNSLVYEVSASKDQDITKVADIIKNYLEAKKGSLPQGVELEPFIDLTYYLNGRLNMMLENMALGGVLVMLMLALFLRVRLAFWVMMGLPVSFLGAFLMMPMGYLDVTINLASLFAFILVLGIVVDDAIVVGESAHAEIEKHGHSLDNVVRGVKRVAIPATFGVLTTVAAFLPQTLATGPTAAFSKAIGGVIILCLLFSLVESKLVLPAHLAAMKDKPSNPKNPFHRLREKMDSGLQSFIENTYRPFIVRCIHYRYTVIVGFLTILIVSAGMFAGGLVKFVANPKIPHDFPRISIDMNLSSSENATLESIQKVEQMVLNVDKEIEAEYGKKMIRDYMVNMNGRTSANIMVILVEPDARPIDTFALSARWRDAMPALPGVKSLNIQDSIMNGGRDDGDISFRLEGKHKEELREVAQKLKDKLATIEGVGDINDSMQSATDEVQLELKPLAYSLGLTLADVASQVNFSYYGLEAQRILRDGEEIKVMIRYPKEHRDAISDIQDVRILTPQGAEVPLVEVADVKLVDGVNRIRRENAKRTINVWASVDTEIAQPFEIAKQVRDEYLPSLLKNYPSVQSAVAGRVQEEMDSVAEQIRDFALSLMIIFALLAIPLRSYSQPVIIMSVIPFGVVGAVFGHMILGMTMSSLSFFGIIAVAGVVVNDSLVMVDFVNKAREEGIDLKAAAVEAGCKRFRAILLTSLTTFIGLVPIIMETSLQAKIVIPMAVSLAFGVLFATVITLVLIPCQYVALEDVKRVGRKWFKGKGSADSQQTTPELNSNTH, from the coding sequence ATGCATAGTCAAAGTACAGAAAAAGGCTTAATTGCTTGGTTTGCTCGTAACCCAGTTGCAGCAAACTTATTGATGATATTTATTATTGTGGGCGGCTTGCTTACCGCGTTTTCGATCCGCAAGCAAATGTTTCCACAATACGATAGTAACTGGATAAGTGTTCAAGCTGTGTATCCGGGCGCGGCACCTCAAGAGGTCGAGGAAGGGATCACGATTAAGATCGAGGAATCCATGGAAGGTCTCGAAGGGATCAAACGCTTGATCACCTACTCTAATCGCGGTTACTCGCAAACTTGGATAGAAGTAGACGAGCAGTACAACACCAAAGAAGTACTCGACGAAGTCAAGATGCAGGTGGACTCCGTCTCAACTTTCCCATCTGGAATGGAACGCCCTATTGTACGTCACGACAAGGCAACCCAAGAAGTGATGTGGTTGTCGCTCAATGGCGACTTGAGTCCCCATGATCTTAAAGAGCTTGGTAATCGCATTCATGAAGAAATGCTGTCGTTACCTGGCGTTAACCTTGTACGCTTTGATGGTGGCCTGAACTATGAAATCTCTATTGAGATAAGCCCTGATAAAATGCGCGAATACGGCCTAAGTTTTAGAGCAATTTCGGATGCAGTAAAGAGCTTCTCTGCGAACATGTCTGCTGGCCAAATTCGCTCCGAAAATGGCTATATTTCAATGCGAGTTGAAAACCAAGCCTATCGCGGTGACGAGTTTAGAAAACTCCCCTTACTAACGCTACCAGACGGTGCACAGGTTAGCTTAGGCGACGTGGCCACTATTAACGATGGCTTTGAAGAAGGACTTCAATACTCAAAATACAATGGTAAGAACTCACTGGTTTATGAAGTTAGCGCGTCAAAAGACCAAGACATCACCAAAGTTGCAGATATCATTAAGAACTATCTTGAGGCAAAGAAAGGCTCATTGCCACAAGGTGTAGAACTTGAACCTTTTATTGACTTGACCTATTACCTCAATGGCCGCCTTAACATGATGCTAGAAAATATGGCGTTAGGTGGCGTATTAGTTATGCTAATGCTTGCTCTATTTTTACGTGTGCGTTTAGCATTTTGGGTAATGATGGGGTTGCCAGTTAGCTTCTTAGGCGCATTTTTAATGATGCCAATGGGCTATTTAGACGTAACGATTAACTTAGCCTCACTCTTTGCCTTTATTTTGGTGTTGGGGATTGTTGTTGATGACGCGATAGTCGTCGGTGAATCCGCCCATGCGGAAATAGAAAAACATGGTCATAGCCTCGATAATGTCGTTCGTGGGGTAAAACGTGTTGCTATCCCTGCCACTTTTGGTGTGCTTACTACTGTTGCTGCTTTCTTACCGCAAACATTAGCAACCGGACCAACGGCGGCATTTTCTAAAGCAATTGGTGGCGTGATAATTCTGTGTTTATTATTCTCTTTGGTTGAATCTAAGCTGGTTTTACCTGCGCATTTAGCAGCAATGAAAGACAAACCAAGCAACCCTAAAAATCCGTTCCACCGCCTCAGGGAAAAAATGGATAGCGGCCTTCAATCTTTCATTGAAAACACGTACCGCCCATTCATTGTACGCTGTATTCACTACCGTTATACCGTTATCGTTGGCTTTTTAACCATTTTAATTGTTAGCGCGGGGATGTTTGCTGGTGGCTTAGTGAAGTTTGTTGCTAACCCAAAAATCCCACATGATTTTCCACGTATCTCGATTGATATGAACTTATCTTCGTCAGAAAACGCGACGCTTGAGTCAATTCAAAAAGTTGAGCAAATGGTACTGAATGTCGACAAAGAAATTGAGGCTGAGTATGGCAAGAAAATGATCCGTGATTACATGGTGAATATGAATGGCCGCACAAGCGCAAATATTATGGTGATCTTGGTTGAACCAGATGCACGCCCAATCGATACCTTTGCACTCAGCGCCCGCTGGCGTGATGCAATGCCTGCACTGCCAGGTGTTAAATCGCTAAACATTCAAGATAGCATCATGAATGGTGGTCGTGATGACGGAGATATTAGCTTTAGATTAGAAGGTAAACACAAAGAAGAGCTCCGCGAAGTCGCACAGAAACTAAAAGACAAGCTAGCAACTATTGAAGGTGTTGGTGATATCAATGACTCTATGCAATCAGCAACTGATGAAGTGCAGCTTGAGCTTAAACCATTAGCGTATAGCCTTGGACTCACGTTGGCGGATGTTGCATCCCAAGTAAACTTCAGTTATTACGGCCTTGAAGCACAGCGTATTTTACGTGATGGTGAGGAGATCAAAGTAATGATCCGTTACCCTAAAGAACACCGTGATGCCATTAGTGACATTCAGGACGTGCGTATTTTAACGCCTCAAGGTGCAGAAGTGCCGTTGGTAGAAGTGGCTGATGTAAAATTGGTTGATGGTGTGAACCGAATTCGCCGCGAAAACGCCAAACGCACGATTAATGTTTGGGCATCAGTTGATACAGAAATCGCACAACCATTTGAGATAGCAAAACAGGTTCGTGACGAATATCTTCCTAGTCTATTAAAGAACTACCCTAGCGTTCAAAGTGCAGTGGCGGGTCGCGTACAAGAAGAAATGGACAGTGTTGCTGAGCAAATTCGTGACTTTGCCCTGTCATTAATGATTATCTTCGCACTACTGGCAATTCCTCTACGTTCTTATTCTCAGCCTGTCATCATCATGTCTGTGATCCCATTTGGTGTAGTCGGCGCGGTATTCGGTCATATGATATTGGGAATGACAATGAGTAGTTTGTCGTTCTTTGGTATTATTGCCGTGGCAGGGGTTGTGGTGAACGACTCTTTGGTTATGGTGGATTTTGTAAATAAAGCGCGCGAAGAAGGCATTGATTTAAAAGCCGCAGCCGTCGAGGCTGGATGTAAACGCTTTAGAGCAATCTTGCTCACTTCGTTGACCACCTTTATCGGACTTGTACCAATCATCATGGAAACGAGCCTACAAGCTAAAATTGTCATTCCAATGGCGGTATCGCTTGCGTTTGGTGTGTTGTTTGCCACGGTGATCACCCTCGTACTGATCCCTTGTCAATATGTGGCACTTGAAGATGTCAAACGCGTTGGCCGCAAATGGTTTAAAGGTAAAGGCTCGGCTGATAGCCAACAAACAACACCAGAGCTAAATTCTAATACTCACTAA
- a CDS encoding efflux RND transporter periplasmic adaptor subunit: MASKKQIILPIAVLAVGIAAAVAMSAMKQPPEEKKEEIVHPLVQVQPIHTAPVRLNVSSYGIVMPKYSTELVAQVSGQVISLSDKFVKGGFVKEGDVLARIDPNDYEASLIEAEAALAQASSALEIEQAQVQVAKAEWQRIKANANEKIPSELYLRKPQLAEKLASFKAAQAAVKRANRNLERTYIKAPYDAIIESRTVSLGSVVNPGNGFGKLNATSVAEVRLPVADNELKYLPQQGVGTDVVITAEVAGQPMSWKGEIVRSEGVIDNKSRMTYLVAQVEQPYHNNVKPLRFGAYINADIQGLLVQNATMLPHHLVKEGRVATLDDDNKLSYKKVNIIREYNGMVVVDNGVESGQQIITSALDYPSEGMQLRTDDTPSQGANTQLALKEE; encoded by the coding sequence GTGGCTAGTAAAAAACAAATAATTCTACCAATTGCCGTTCTTGCGGTGGGAATTGCAGCGGCTGTTGCCATGTCTGCAATGAAACAACCTCCAGAAGAGAAGAAAGAAGAAATAGTACATCCTCTCGTACAGGTTCAACCTATTCATACAGCTCCAGTGAGGCTCAACGTATCGTCATACGGTATCGTGATGCCAAAATACAGTACTGAGCTTGTTGCTCAGGTCAGCGGTCAAGTCATTTCATTGTCTGACAAGTTTGTCAAAGGTGGCTTTGTCAAAGAAGGTGACGTACTTGCTCGCATCGACCCGAATGACTATGAAGCGTCGCTGATTGAAGCCGAAGCGGCTTTAGCACAAGCCAGCTCAGCGCTAGAAATAGAACAAGCTCAGGTGCAAGTAGCAAAAGCAGAATGGCAAAGGATTAAAGCAAATGCTAACGAAAAAATACCTTCCGAACTCTATTTAAGAAAACCTCAGCTCGCTGAAAAGTTAGCAAGCTTTAAAGCTGCGCAAGCTGCGGTGAAAAGAGCGAACCGAAATTTAGAGCGTACTTACATCAAAGCGCCTTACGATGCGATTATAGAATCTCGCACCGTAAGCCTTGGTAGTGTAGTCAATCCCGGTAATGGCTTTGGTAAACTCAATGCGACATCTGTTGCAGAAGTACGCCTCCCTGTTGCCGATAATGAATTGAAATACTTACCGCAACAAGGTGTTGGCACCGATGTCGTGATCACAGCAGAAGTCGCTGGTCAACCGATGAGTTGGAAAGGCGAAATAGTCCGCAGTGAAGGCGTTATCGATAACAAAAGCCGCATGACCTACCTTGTTGCTCAAGTCGAGCAGCCTTATCACAACAACGTAAAACCACTACGTTTTGGCGCTTATATCAATGCTGATATTCAAGGTTTGTTAGTGCAAAATGCCACAATGCTTCCTCATCACTTAGTGAAAGAAGGTCGCGTTGCGACATTGGATGACGATAACAAGCTGAGCTACAAAAAGGTCAATATTATTAGAGAGTACAATGGCATGGTCGTCGTTGATAACGGCGTTGAGTCAGGCCAACAGATCATTACTTCAGCACTGGACTATCCTTCTGAAGGGATGCAACTTCGTACAGACGATACTCCTTCGCAAGGCGCTAACACACAACTGGCGCTCAAAGAGGAGTAA
- a CDS encoding YkgJ family cysteine cluster protein, giving the protein MDCRLGCGACCIAPSISTPIPGMPNGKPAGERCIQLDENNLCKLFNQPERPQVCLQFKAMEDVCGDSNEAAMQIITELEMLT; this is encoded by the coding sequence ATGGATTGTAGGCTTGGCTGTGGCGCTTGTTGTATAGCACCAAGTATTTCAACACCCATTCCAGGTATGCCAAATGGTAAACCTGCGGGGGAGCGGTGTATTCAACTAGATGAAAATAATCTGTGTAAACTGTTTAACCAGCCAGAGCGCCCACAGGTGTGTTTGCAATTTAAGGCCATGGAAGATGTGTGCGGTGACAGCAATGAAGCGGCGATGCAGATCATCACTGAACTCGAAATGTTAACCTAA